In a genomic window of Akkermansia massiliensis:
- a CDS encoding thioredoxin fold domain-containing protein, translated as MKNSFFSVLGVLSLASAVVCSASPVWETDWSKALEKAGKSGQPVLVDFTGSDWCPGCIYLRKNIFDTDAFAKYAEDNNFVLVELDFPRTEGKMPPEQLKFHEELMRRYGISVFPSVLMMEGNGAPYAKIVGPSRTVEEYLKKLEAAGETRLKLKEAVAAARALEGKEKLEKLVQAIKLLPEDLQPYQKELIAEISALDPEDKYGFAGKAEKAVTLAAQRLMMEQFYKKHAGPFSAEKVRAGQEEALQMLEKRDLLPPIRLEIAKYVSDGYALERNYPKALEYLNMARDADPESPAAKKLEPWINNMQKIINKEK; from the coding sequence ATGAAGAATTCATTTTTTTCTGTCCTTGGCGTTCTTTCTCTGGCTTCTGCCGTGGTTTGTTCCGCATCTCCCGTCTGGGAGACGGATTGGAGCAAGGCTCTGGAGAAAGCCGGCAAAAGCGGACAGCCGGTGCTGGTTGACTTCACCGGCTCCGACTGGTGCCCGGGGTGTATTTATCTGCGGAAAAATATTTTTGATACGGACGCCTTCGCCAAGTATGCGGAAGACAACAACTTCGTGCTGGTGGAGCTGGATTTTCCCAGGACGGAGGGGAAAATGCCTCCGGAACAGCTCAAGTTTCATGAGGAATTGATGCGCCGTTACGGAATCTCCGTGTTTCCCTCCGTCCTGATGATGGAGGGGAATGGCGCTCCCTATGCCAAAATAGTGGGGCCCTCCAGAACGGTGGAGGAATATTTGAAGAAACTGGAAGCCGCCGGGGAGACGAGGCTGAAGCTGAAAGAAGCCGTGGCTGCGGCCCGCGCGCTGGAGGGAAAGGAAAAACTGGAAAAACTGGTGCAGGCCATCAAGCTGCTTCCGGAGGATTTGCAGCCCTATCAGAAGGAATTGATTGCGGAAATCTCCGCCCTGGACCCGGAGGACAAATACGGATTTGCCGGGAAGGCTGAAAAAGCCGTGACCCTGGCGGCGCAGCGGCTCATGATGGAGCAATTCTACAAAAAGCACGCGGGCCCCTTTTCCGCAGAAAAAGTCCGCGCGGGACAGGAGGAAGCTCTGCAAATGCTGGAGAAGCGGGACCTCCTGCCGCCCATCCGCCTGGAAATAGCCAAATACGTCAGCGACGGGTATGCGCTGGAGCGCAATTATCCCAAGGCCCTGGAATACCTGAACATGGCCCGTGACGCCGATCCGGAATCTCCGGCGGCCAAAAAGCTGGAGCCATGGATCAACAATATGCAGAAAATAATCAATAAGGAAAAATAA
- the thiC gene encoding phosphomethylpyrimidine synthase ThiC encodes MNDTANLTYPGSRRIYIPGRLHPDVQVPLREILLSDTLLPDGTAHSNDPVRVYDCSGPWGDAAYEGTAEQGLPALRAAWIRARGDVEEAETDQGRCLRAAGGTPVTQRHYARQGVITPEMEFVAIRENLGREEAFKAVYDRYPNAKSRPDEAREVLEALTMMPRPSELEAQEGFGPSSMVARDRLDHQHAPERRNGCRMPAYFTPEFVRDEIAAGRALIPANINHPECEPMAIGRNFLVKINANIGNSALGSGIEEEVEKLRWAIHWGADTVMDLSTGKNIHATREWILRNSPVPIGTVPIYQALEKVGGKVADLSWEVFRDTLLEQAGQGVDYVTVHAALLFRFVNHTARRMTGIVSRGGSIMAQWSMIHEQENFLYSHWDEICSILAAYDIAVSIGDGLRPGSVADANDFAQLAELEVQGDLTMRAWKAGVQVMNEGPGHVPMHLIAENMSKQLEWCMEAPFYTLGPLVTDIAPGYDHITGAIGGAIIGQRGCAMLCYVTRKEHLGLPDREDVREGVVTYKLAAHAADLAKGHPSAQWRDNALAQARFEFRWEDQFNLSLDPQKARSYHDLTLPHANAKKAHFCSMCGPDFCAMRLSQDIRRRSRQ; translated from the coding sequence ATGAACGACACCGCCAATTTGACCTATCCCGGCTCCCGACGCATTTATATTCCGGGCCGTCTGCATCCGGACGTGCAGGTTCCCTTGAGGGAAATCCTCCTGAGCGATACCCTGCTGCCAGATGGCACCGCCCACTCCAATGACCCCGTGCGCGTGTACGATTGTTCCGGACCGTGGGGGGATGCGGCTTATGAGGGAACCGCGGAGCAGGGGCTTCCCGCCCTGCGCGCCGCGTGGATCCGGGCCCGCGGTGATGTGGAGGAGGCGGAAACGGACCAGGGCCGCTGCCTCCGGGCTGCGGGGGGCACGCCTGTGACTCAGCGGCATTACGCCCGCCAGGGCGTCATTACGCCGGAAATGGAATTTGTAGCCATCCGGGAAAACCTGGGCAGGGAAGAAGCGTTCAAGGCGGTGTATGACCGTTATCCGAACGCCAAGAGCCGCCCGGACGAAGCCCGGGAAGTCCTGGAGGCGCTCACCATGATGCCGCGGCCGTCCGAGCTGGAGGCGCAGGAAGGCTTCGGCCCCTCCAGCATGGTGGCCCGCGACCGGCTGGACCACCAGCACGCGCCGGAACGCCGGAACGGCTGCCGCATGCCCGCTTATTTTACGCCGGAATTCGTCAGGGATGAAATCGCCGCCGGGCGCGCCCTGATTCCCGCCAACATCAACCATCCTGAGTGCGAACCCATGGCCATCGGCCGCAACTTCCTGGTGAAAATCAACGCCAACATCGGCAACTCCGCCCTGGGGTCCGGCATTGAGGAGGAGGTGGAAAAACTGCGCTGGGCCATCCACTGGGGGGCGGACACCGTCATGGACCTTTCCACCGGGAAGAATATCCACGCCACGCGGGAATGGATCCTGAGGAACTCCCCCGTTCCCATCGGTACCGTGCCCATCTACCAGGCGCTGGAAAAGGTCGGCGGGAAAGTGGCGGACCTGAGCTGGGAAGTCTTCCGCGACACCCTCCTTGAACAGGCCGGGCAGGGCGTGGATTATGTGACGGTGCACGCCGCCCTGCTGTTCCGGTTTGTGAACCACACCGCCCGGCGCATGACGGGCATCGTCTCCCGCGGCGGGTCCATCATGGCGCAGTGGAGCATGATCCACGAACAGGAAAACTTCCTTTATTCCCACTGGGATGAAATATGTTCCATTCTGGCGGCTTACGACATTGCCGTCTCCATCGGGGACGGCCTGCGGCCCGGCTCCGTGGCGGACGCCAATGACTTCGCCCAGCTGGCGGAGCTGGAAGTGCAGGGGGACCTGACCATGCGCGCGTGGAAAGCGGGCGTACAGGTCATGAATGAGGGGCCGGGCCACGTGCCCATGCACCTCATTGCCGAGAACATGAGCAAGCAGCTGGAATGGTGCATGGAAGCTCCCTTTTACACGCTTGGTCCACTGGTGACGGACATCGCCCCCGGCTACGACCATATCACCGGAGCCATCGGCGGAGCGATCATCGGCCAGCGCGGCTGCGCCATGCTCTGCTATGTGACCAGGAAGGAACACCTGGGCCTCCCGGACCGGGAGGACGTGAGGGAAGGCGTGGTCACCTACAAGCTGGCGGCCCACGCCGCGGACCTGGCCAAGGGGCACCCGTCCGCCCAGTGGCGGGACAACGCGCTGGCGCAGGCCAGGTTTGAATTCCGCTGGGAGGACCAGTTCAACCTTTCCCTGGACCCGCAGAAGGCGCGTTCCTACCACGACCTGACGCTTCCCCATGCCAACGCCAAAAAGGCCCACTTCTGCTCCATGTGCGGTCCGGACTTCTGTGCCATGCGCCTGAGCCAGGACATCCGCCGCCGGTCACGGCAGTAG
- a CDS encoding heavy metal translocating P-type ATPase has protein sequence MLDRLEKLLEWGGTRRDVALLSVSGFALLLSMLDIEPLPFGVAWIAIVLCGVPIVLEAVLGLAAAWDIKADVLVSIALVASVIIGEDFAAAEIAFIMQLGALLENLTVAKARAGIEKLVHLTPATARKVDGFREEVIPAEQVCAGDVLRVLPGETVPADGVILSGHTSINQAVMTGEPLPVDKEAGDEVSSGTVNQFGAFDMKASRAGEDSSIQRMVRLVQSADAGKAGIVSVADRWATWIVVIALASAGLAWLVTGELIRSVTILVVFCPCALVLATPTAIMAAIGNATRHGFLVREGDALERLASVSHLTFDKTGTLTHGTPRVAAVRSFLPDLPEQVLYRYAACAELQSEHPLGKAVVRCYRKGETRELPQPEQFRMIPGRGVQAVLDGRELMAGNLELFRENGLEVPGEVRRAAEQYQREGCTVIFLGMDRKAAGFIALSDTLREDAVSTIREVAETGVVPVLLTGDHGNAAAHVAGQLGIERVYADCLPEDKFNWIDAFQKERNRVCMIGDGINDAPALKTSHAGIAMGGIGSDIAVDAADIVLVSDDIRELPHLLRLARRMMRTIKCNLTFSMALNFIAIMLAVGGILNPVAGALVHNAGSVVVIVNSVFLLKWGSKKSMAPHGAEGTAP, from the coding sequence ATGCTGGACCGATTGGAAAAACTGCTGGAATGGGGAGGGACAAGGCGCGACGTCGCGCTGCTGTCCGTTTCCGGATTCGCGCTGCTGTTGAGCATGCTTGATATTGAACCGCTTCCCTTTGGCGTCGCGTGGATAGCCATTGTGCTGTGCGGCGTTCCCATCGTGCTGGAAGCCGTGCTTGGACTGGCGGCGGCCTGGGACATCAAGGCGGATGTGCTCGTTTCCATCGCGCTGGTCGCTTCCGTCATCATCGGGGAGGACTTTGCCGCGGCGGAAATTGCGTTCATCATGCAGCTCGGCGCGCTGCTTGAGAACCTGACCGTGGCCAAAGCCCGGGCGGGAATTGAAAAGCTGGTTCATCTGACCCCGGCTACCGCCCGGAAAGTGGACGGCTTCCGGGAGGAGGTCATTCCGGCGGAACAGGTATGTGCGGGGGACGTCCTCCGCGTGCTGCCCGGAGAGACGGTTCCGGCGGACGGAGTGATTCTTTCCGGCCACACTTCCATCAACCAGGCCGTAATGACGGGTGAACCCCTTCCGGTGGACAAGGAAGCCGGGGACGAGGTTTCCAGCGGAACGGTCAACCAGTTCGGAGCCTTTGACATGAAGGCGTCCAGGGCCGGGGAGGACAGTTCCATTCAGCGCATGGTCCGTCTCGTCCAATCCGCGGATGCGGGAAAGGCCGGAATCGTGAGCGTGGCGGACCGCTGGGCCACCTGGATCGTCGTCATTGCCCTGGCTTCCGCAGGGCTGGCCTGGCTGGTCACGGGCGAACTGATCCGCTCCGTCACCATCCTGGTGGTATTCTGCCCCTGCGCGCTTGTGCTGGCTACCCCCACGGCAATCATGGCGGCCATCGGAAACGCCACCAGGCATGGATTCCTGGTGCGGGAGGGGGATGCCCTGGAACGCCTGGCCTCCGTATCCCACCTCACCTTTGACAAGACGGGAACGCTTACCCACGGGACGCCCCGCGTGGCGGCGGTACGCAGTTTTCTGCCGGACCTCCCCGAACAGGTGCTTTACAGGTATGCCGCCTGCGCGGAACTGCAGTCGGAGCACCCTCTGGGCAAGGCGGTCGTCCGCTGTTACCGGAAGGGAGAAACGCGGGAGCTTCCCCAGCCGGAACAGTTCCGCATGATTCCGGGGAGAGGCGTCCAGGCCGTCCTGGACGGGAGGGAACTGATGGCCGGGAACCTGGAATTGTTCCGGGAAAACGGGCTGGAGGTGCCCGGCGAAGTCAGAAGGGCGGCGGAACAGTACCAAAGGGAGGGATGCACCGTGATTTTCCTCGGCATGGACCGTAAGGCCGCAGGCTTCATCGCCCTGTCGGACACCCTGCGGGAGGACGCCGTCTCCACCATCCGGGAAGTGGCGGAAACCGGGGTGGTTCCCGTGCTGCTGACCGGAGACCATGGGAATGCCGCGGCCCATGTAGCCGGGCAGCTAGGCATTGAGCGGGTTTACGCGGACTGCCTGCCGGAGGACAAGTTCAACTGGATTGACGCATTCCAGAAGGAACGGAACCGGGTGTGCATGATCGGGGACGGAATCAATGACGCCCCGGCCCTGAAAACCTCCCATGCCGGAATTGCGATGGGAGGCATAGGCAGTGACATTGCCGTGGACGCCGCGGACATTGTCCTGGTAAGCGACGATATACGGGAACTCCCCCATCTGCTGCGCCTGGCAAGACGCATGATGCGAACGATCAAGTGCAATCTGACGTTTTCCATGGCCCTGAACTTCATCGCCATCATGCTGGCGGTGGGCGGAATATTGAATCCCGTGGCGGGCGCATTGGTCCATAATGCAGGCTCCGTCGTCGTGATCGTCAATTCCGTCTTTCTGCTGAAATGGGGGAGCAAGAAGAGCATGGCTCCCCACGGCGCGGAGGGAACAGCTCCATAA
- a CDS encoding metal-sensing transcriptional repressor, with the protein MKQCMNSENLHRRLKKIIGQVQAIDRMVDEDVPCEDVLAQLNAAKSALHKVGQVVLEGHISHCVRDGLEHGDPEQTIARFTKAVERFANMI; encoded by the coding sequence ATGAAACAATGCATGAATTCTGAAAATTTGCATCGCCGCCTCAAGAAAATCATCGGACAGGTGCAGGCGATCGACAGGATGGTTGACGAGGACGTTCCCTGTGAAGATGTGCTTGCCCAGCTCAATGCCGCCAAGTCCGCATTGCACAAGGTGGGCCAGGTCGTGCTGGAGGGGCATATCAGCCATTGCGTCCGGGACGGACTGGAGCACGGAGACCCGGAGCAGACCATCGCACGCTTTACCAAGGCGGTCGAACGGTTTGCCAACATGATTTAG